One region of Schistocerca gregaria isolate iqSchGreg1 chromosome 7, iqSchGreg1.2, whole genome shotgun sequence genomic DNA includes:
- the LOC126281801 gene encoding uncharacterized protein LOC126281801 — translation MAKSKSENKAPRKEGFNRSGHSMNPERRTEGLKGVAKVRTKSTIKRLQMYRNFKPKRDRTGKIISPAPFQGKLASGTVARIEPNQKWFGNSRVITQNALQKFQEELGVAVRNPYDVVMKPTKLPITLLNEKAKNTRVHILDTESFDSVFGPKKSRKRPHIRVGDLENLSKMAESSAANYKEDKDRDLVKEDSGIKDAPREWIMAAGQSKRIWNELHKVIDSSDVVLQVLDARDPLGTRCPYIENFLKTEKPHKHLIFILNKVDLVPTWVTQRWVAVLSSEYPTIAFHASITHPFGKGSLINLLRQFSKLHIDKKQISVGLIGYPNVGKSSIINTLRSKKVCKVAPIAGETKVWQYVTLMRRIYLIDCPGVVYPSAETDTEKVLKGVVRVELVQNPEDYIPPVLERVKREYIVKTYQVDGWETAEEFLEKLAFRTGKLLKGGEPDITIVSRIILNDWQRGKLPFYVMPPGFEIPLSMKEQTGNSEHGNESSVPADERSNSQTPSTTEIKETGNRSEVPTTKTIDKEDEGKIVTSESENKVSNENTNDNVSGNHNSAGVIQERADPVKSVEECEMSVDTQATDNMQINEEIMQDSNKCNKKEPLLKVMQNFSKIKVALPYIAKEDRELRQKLGCEDNTSDLSDSGGSVEDSDSEVDNENSAENQKGGSNGDSDSSSLFDSDDEYFESKHNVSVESTSGNFQVTNLKHKKRRKVDQDSASLPQLTSKIRRRIERQNRSKKVGSNFYATHNVKNRNRNKKKI, via the coding sequence ATGGCAAAGAGTAAATCTGAAAATAAAGCCCCCAGAAAAGAGGGGTTCAACCGGTCTGGTCACAGCATGAATCCAGAAAGGAGGACAGAAGGACTGAAGGGAGTTGCAAAAGTACGAACGAAATCTACAATTAAGCGTCTTCAGATGTACAGGAACTTCAAACCAAAACGAGATAGAACAGGAAAAATAATAAGTCCAGCACCTTTTCAAGGGAAATTAGCATCTGGTACAGTGGCAAGAATTGAGCCAAATCAGAAATGGTTTGGGAATTCTCGTGTCATCACACAAAATGCTCTCCAGAAGTTTCAAGAGGAATTAGGAGTAGCTGTTAGAAATCCGTATGATGTTGTTATGAAACCAACAAAGCTTCCAATAACGCTGTTGAATGAGAAAGCTAAGAACACAAGAGTACATATTTTAGACACAGAAAGTTTTGACAGTGTTTTTGGGCCTAAAAAAAGCAGAAAGAGACCGCATATAAGAGTAGGAGATCTTGAAAACTTATCAAAAATGGCTGAAAGTAGTGCTGCTAATTACAAAGAAGATAAAGATCGTGATTTAGTGAAAGAGGACAGCGGTATTAAAGATGCACCCCGGGAGTGGATAATGGCAGCTGGGCAGAGTAAACGTATTTGGAATGAGCTGCACAAGGTGATTGACTCTTCTGATGTTGTGTTGCAAGTTTTAGATGCCAGAGATCCATTAGGCACCAGGTGCCCATACATTGAAAATTTTTTGAAGACAGAAAAGCCTCATAAACACCTCATATTTATTTTGAATAAAGTTGATTTGGTCCCCACGTGGGTGACACAAAGATGGGTTGCTGTCCTCAGCTCAGAATATCCTACGATAGCATTTCATGCTTCTATAACACATCCTTTTGGTAAAGGATCTCTGATAAACCTACTGAGACAGTTTTCAAAGCTTCATATTGATAAGAAACAGATTAGTGTTGGCCTCATAGGGTACCCAAATGTGGGAAAAAGCTCTATAATTAACACACTTCGCTCAAAGAAGGTATGCAAAGTGGCACCAATAGCTGGTGAAACCAAAGTGTGGCAGTATGTCACTTTAATGAGGCGAATTTACCTGATAGACTGTCCAGGTGTTGTGTACCCATCAGCAGAAACTGACACTGAGAAAGTTCTTAAGGGAGTAGTGAGGGTTGAGCTAGTTCAAAACCCAGAGGACTATATTCCACCTGTCCTTGAGCGCGTTAAGAGAGAATACATTGTTAAAACATACCAAGTAGATGGCTGGGAAACAGCTGAAGAATTTCTTGAGAAATTAGCATTTCGAACTGGGAAGCTTTTGAAAGGAGGTGAACCTGATATTACAATAGTTTCCCGCATCATTCTCAATGATTGGCAGAGAGGGAAGTTGCCCTTCTATGTTATGCCACCCGGATTTGAGATTCCACTTTCCATGAAGGAGCAAACAGGAAACAGTGAACATGGAAATGAAAGTTCTGTTCCTGCAGATGAAAGAAGTAATAGCCAAACCCCAAGcacaactgaaataaaggaaacaggTAACAGAAGTGAAGTACCAACAACAAAAACCATTGACAAAGAAGATGAAGGGAAAATTGTTACCTCTGAAAGTGAGAATAAAGTATCTAATGAGAATACAAATGATAATGTATCAGGTAATCATAATAGTGCTGGTGTCATACAGGAAAGAGCCGATCCAGTAAAATCtgtggaagaatgtgaaatgtcagTTGATACACAAGCTACAGATAATATGCAGATAAATGAGGAAATCATGCAAGACAGCAATAAGTGCAATAAGAAGGAACCTTTGTTGAAAGTAATGCAGAACTTTAGTAAAATAAAAGTGGCATTGCCATATATTGCCAAGGAGGACAGAGAGCTAAGACAGAAACTAGGTTGTGAAGATAATACTTCAGACTTAAGTGATAGTGGGGGTTCTGTAGAAGATTCAGATAGCGAAGTGGACAATGAAAATAGTGCAGAAAACCAGAAAGGGGGCAGTAATGGTGATAGTGACAGTTCATCTCTATTTGATTCTGACGATGAATACTTTGAAAGTAAGCATAATGTTAGTGTGGAATCAACAAGTGGTAATTTCCAGGTAACAAATCTGAAACACAAGAAAAGACGAAAGGTTGATCAAGACAGTGCTTCTCTTCCTCAGCTAACAAGTAAAATACGAAGAAGAATAGAAAGACAAAATCGGTCTAAAAAGGTTGGAAGTAATTTCTATGCTACGCATAATGTGaaaaatagaaatagaaataaaaagaaaatataa